The proteins below are encoded in one region of Fibrella aestuarina BUZ 2:
- a CDS encoding molybdopterin-dependent oxidoreductase gives MTTDQPVPNPPADDQTVEQQARRRTIKAFVGLGLAALVPVSVWRWVRSQPTRGGAPQPLLEAHKANAKVFKGLIGPGRLAPTFPLDMAAKPARVNGGIGLTPAMPTDWQLRLERSPTDSQVLTMDDIRALPKHEEVIEFKCVEGWSQIQHWGGVRLVDVLDRYGAGARTGKPVSKTDPADRYGYVGMETPSRGYYVGIDMASALHPQTLLAYELNGEPISANHGAPLRLLIPIKYGIKNLKCIGRIFFADQPPRDFWAEQGYDYFSGL, from the coding sequence ATGACCACCGATCAACCCGTTCCCAACCCGCCCGCCGACGACCAGACGGTTGAGCAGCAGGCGCGCCGGCGGACCATCAAAGCCTTTGTCGGGCTTGGTTTGGCCGCGCTCGTACCGGTGAGTGTCTGGCGCTGGGTACGTTCCCAGCCCACGCGCGGCGGGGCTCCCCAGCCGTTGCTAGAGGCCCACAAGGCCAATGCAAAGGTCTTCAAGGGACTGATTGGTCCCGGCCGGCTGGCGCCTACGTTTCCGCTGGACATGGCCGCCAAACCCGCACGGGTCAACGGGGGTATTGGCCTGACGCCCGCCATGCCCACCGACTGGCAACTCCGGCTGGAGCGCAGCCCCACCGACAGCCAGGTGTTGACGATGGACGACATCCGGGCCTTGCCGAAGCACGAGGAAGTAATTGAGTTTAAGTGCGTGGAAGGCTGGAGCCAGATTCAGCATTGGGGTGGCGTGCGGCTGGTCGATGTGCTGGACCGCTACGGGGCCGGTGCGCGTACGGGGAAGCCCGTCAGTAAAACCGACCCGGCCGATCGCTACGGGTACGTGGGCATGGAAACACCCAGCCGGGGCTACTACGTGGGCATCGATATGGCCAGTGCGCTGCACCCGCAAACGCTGCTGGCCTACGAACTGAACGGCGAACCCATTTCGGCCAACCACGGGGCACCCCTGCGGCTGCTGATTCCGATCAAATACGGCATCAAAAACCTCAAATGCATCGGGCGCATTTTCTTTGCCGACCAGCCGCCCCGCGACTTCTGGGCCGAACAGGGCTACGACTATTTTTCGGGCCTTTAA
- a CDS encoding cytochrome b/b6 domain-containing protein encodes MKKIVEKHPLAIRWFHWVNFPVLFAMIWSGLLIYWAYHPYKIQIGGYTLISFFPEWVFNALHLKRRLAEGMAWHFALMWVFVINGVAYVLYTLISGEWRQLVPNRHSFRDAIQVTLHDLGLRKGPLPPQRKFNGAQQIAYTGVVLMGFGSLLTGLAIYKPIQFSWLTWLCGGYKTARVIHFALTMGYLLFFVVHIAQVIRAGWNNFRAMVAGFELTNVPDGTPTADRPPRADSSSLQPSTDQPL; translated from the coding sequence ATGAAGAAAATCGTTGAAAAACACCCACTGGCCATCCGGTGGTTTCACTGGGTGAACTTCCCGGTTTTGTTTGCCATGATCTGGAGCGGGCTGCTTATCTACTGGGCCTACCATCCCTACAAAATCCAGATCGGGGGCTACACGCTCATCTCGTTTTTTCCGGAATGGGTCTTCAATGCCCTGCACCTGAAACGGCGACTGGCCGAGGGGATGGCCTGGCACTTTGCGCTGATGTGGGTGTTTGTCATCAACGGCGTGGCCTATGTGCTTTATACGCTCATCTCGGGCGAATGGCGGCAACTGGTGCCCAATCGCCATTCGTTCCGCGATGCCATCCAGGTCACGCTGCACGATCTGGGCCTGCGCAAAGGGCCACTGCCGCCCCAACGGAAGTTCAACGGGGCGCAGCAGATTGCCTACACCGGCGTCGTGCTGATGGGGTTCGGGTCGTTGCTGACCGGGCTGGCTATCTACAAACCCATTCAGTTTTCGTGGCTGACGTGGCTCTGCGGTGGCTACAAAACGGCGCGCGTTATTCATTTCGCCCTGACGATGGGCTATCTGCTGTTTTTTGTGGTGCACATTGCGCAGGTGATCCGCGCCGGCTGGAATAACTTCCGAGCTATGGTGGCGGGCTTCGAACTGACCAACGTACCTGACGGCACCCCAACGGCCGACCGGCCACCGCGTGCTGATTCGTCATCGTTACAACCCTCAACCGACCAGCCTCTATGA